The nucleotide sequence CGACTTGAAGGTCGAGAAACCGTAGTTACTCTCGTCAAAGGCCGGATCGAGCCTAATGAGCATGGGCTTGATGGCCGCCTTGACTATCTTCGTCTCTCCTGTCTCCGCCGCAATGCGTCCCAGTGCCTTGATCAGCAACTTCTTGGCATCTTCCAGATCTCCGGCCTCGTAGCCCTCCTTCTCCAGACTGGAGATGGACGAAGACTTCACCAGCAGCGAAGAATAGTACTTGAACTGGTTGCAGGACTTCATCCAGTACTGGTTGGTGGTCTCGCGAACGCCGATGCCGATTATCCGTTTGCCTCGCTGCCTGACCTTCTGGGCCAGAGCGACGTAGTCCGAATCTCCGCCGATGACCACCACGGTGCTGATGTGCGGATTCAGAGTGATATCCTCAATGGCGTCGATGGCCATGCGGATATCCGCACCGTTCTTGCCGTGGGATCCTCTGGGAAACATCTGCACCAGATCCACCGCATGATTTTGCAGGTCGAAACTGTACCCGAAGAAGAAGCTCCAGTTTCCATAGGCCTTGTTGATATTGACTTCGCCGACGGAGTTGATGAACTCCATGATGGAATTGATATCCACCAATGCAGGCTGGCGCGAGTGCCGGTTCATTTTGTCTCTGTACCAGTGCGGTCCATACCGCAGGGTGCAAAGTGACGCGTGAATGTTCTCGAAATCCCAGTAAAGCGCTATCTGTTCTGCACGGCTCACATGTACTCCGTTGTTTTATGGACCCTTGTAAATAAGAAACGGTCCGTTCATGCCATACGCAAGAACGGACCGTAACATGGTTTTCAAAAAAAAAGCCAGCCTATAGACCGTGGTCGCGCATATGCGCGTCGAGCACGTTGTCCACCTTGACCAGTTTGCTGCAAATGCGTCCATTTTCAATAGTGTAACGGGTCACTTCCCATTCCAGCTGATCAATGTATTCAACGGCGCCGCGGCCTTCATCGGCCATCACTTCGGCCATGAGTTCCAGAAAGTCTTCCACCATGAGGTACTTTCCCTCATGGTCCACCCTGAGGACGTTGTCCTTGTACTCCACCTGCTCGAATGGAATCTCATCCCGGATGCGTTCAAACTTGTCCGGGGTCAGGCCGTGAAAGTCACCGTAGACTCGTACGTCTTCCATAGCTTTCGCCTCCCGGCACCGGACGCGGTGCCATGCTTTTTATATTCCAGAGGGAAACGGGATACAATCAGGCGGAGTGTCTGTCCAGTCTTTGCAACGTTTCGGCCAGACTTGTCCAAAGCAGACGGCTGTCAATCTCGGCCAGTCGGACTGCCTGTGCATCGTCATACTTGGTCTCCAGCTTGAACTTGTTGCCCATGACGTGCCCCATCTGCTGCGGTGTGGTGGCCTTGGCGAGGCTGGAGTGCTGGACATGACGCACGGCCAGCGTTCCGCAGTAGACGGCGGACATTCCGGCCAGCGCGCTGCGCAGATCCCGTTCGAGGTCGTCGAACTGCGACGGATTGAAACGGACGTCAAAGGCTCCTGCCTTTTCCACCGCCTTCATGCTTACCAGATGGCAGCAGCCGGAAACAGAAAGACAGGGGCGATCATAGCTGAACAGTCCGTCATCCAGCGCACCGGAGCAGGAGTCGAAAAGATTGATCCTTCGCGGCATCTCGCCCGGCTCTCCGGCCGAAGGCGGCACGGGAAGCAGGTTGTAGTCTGCGGACTGAAGACCATAGGGAGAGTCTGCGGAAGTTATGCGGCACCCAACCACTCCGGCGTCAGGATCAAGCCGCGACGCGCCTAGCAACTTCAGAAGCCAGTCCGGCGGCAGCACCACGTCATCGTCCAGAAAGGCCGCCCAGCGGCAGGCTCGCACCTCGGGCAACGACAAAAGCCAGTTCCGCGCCGGAGGCGCACCGATATTAATGGGCAGGGTCACGGTTTGCAGCCGGTCGCCAAACCACTCCTTGGCGGTCCGAAAGACGTCCTGCATGTGATCCGTGGAACCATTGTCCAGAAGGAAAATCCGCGCCTGTCCGATTTCGCTTTTGCGAAGCGACTCCAGCGTGCGCAGCATGAGGTCGGCCTTGTTCCAGGAATAGGCCAGAATAGCCACCTCATCGGCGGTGGGCGGCGCAGGAAGCGGCAACGGGTTGCGAAGCGAGTCCAGCTTGAGCAGCAGATTGGTGTGCCACGGCATTTTGAGCACCAGCCGTTCAAGCAGGTCGGTCCCCTCTTCCGTACGGCCAGAGCGTATCAACAGCTCGGCGCGATGATAGGCGGGCCAGAAGCCCCATACCGAGGCGTCCACGCGGTCCACGGCCTTGATAGCCTCGTCCGGTGGTGACATGTGAAAGGCGGCCTCGGCACGCAGACGCGGCAGCAGCGGCGCCAGTTCACCGTCGAAAGACAGGGAGGACAAAGCGGCCTCAAGCAGCGATTCGCTGCCGAAACGCAACAAACCGTCCCAGCACAGGCCGAGCCATGCGACACCTTCCGGTCGCGCCAGCCGCGGCATGAGAAATTTAATGGCGTAGGACGGGTCGCCGTTGAGCATCACCTGCTCCCACAGTTCGGCGTCGTCTTCCGGAAGCTCGGTCAGGTGCGTGGAGAGATGCTCGAAAAACCGTCGAGCCTGTTCCGGCAGAAAAGGCCTCGCGGCGTTGAAGGACGCAAAGCGGGTCAGGAAATCCCGGTCGAACGGCTGCCGGGCGATGGTCCACCAGCCCACTCCGCACCCTGCGGCGGCGGCATCCGGAGACTCGTTGCCGAGCAGGTCCAGCGCATGCATGAGGCCGCGAATATGATCGCTCTGCACCACCCCGAGAATCCAGCCGGGGTACCGCGTCCGCATCAGTTCGAAAAAACCGGGGCCGGGCACCGGGACGTCGGGCAGCAGGGGATCAGCCATGGGCCAACTCCTTCAGATCCTTGAGAATGATATCTGCCGCGCGCCCCGCCGCTCCCGGCTCGCCCAGCATATTCCTGAGCTGCCGCAGGTCCTCGCGGACGGCTTCGAGTCGGGCGGAATCCTCCATCCACGACAGGGCCTGCCCGAAAAGCGCGTCCGCCGTGGCGTTCTCCTGCACCATTTCCGGAAACACCTCCCGGCCAAAAATCAGGTTGGGCAGGCTGATGAAGTCCACGTTCACGATCATGCTGCCGATCAGATACGTGAGCTTGGAGAGACGATACGCGATAATCGAGGGCGTGCCCACAAGCGCAAGCTCCAGCGAGACGGTGCCCGATGCCGCAAGGACGAACGAACAGCGGCGCATGCCCTCATATCGGTCATCCGGGTCCACGATGTCCACCGGCAGCTCTTCCGGCCAGAATTCCATGAGCCGCTCCACCGGCATCCCGGGCGCTCGAAACAGGCTGAAGCGTACCGCCGGATTGCGCTCCCGGAGCCGCTTCGCCACCTCGGTGAACTCCGGCAGAAGCGTGGAAATCTCCTTGTTCCGGCTGCCGGGCAGGATGCCCACGCGCTCCGGCTCGGGATCAATGCCCTGCAACCGGTCGAGCGGCACCTCGTCCACCAGCGGGTTGCCGATGTAGGAAACGTCCATGCCGTACTGCGCGTAGAAATCTTTTTCGAAAGGCAGAATGCAGAACACGTCCCGCACGTTTTCGCGCAGGAATTTGGCCCTGCCCGAACGCCACGCCCAAAGCTGTGGACTTATATAGTAATAGACGGGAATCCCCATCTTGCGGGCCATCCTGGCGACGCGGAAGTGAAAATCCGGGCAGTCGAGCAGGATGATGGCCCGAGGCCGCTCGCGGCGGAAATCACGTTTGAGTTTCCCCAGCAGGCGGATGATGCGCGGCAGTCCGGCAAAGACTTCGGTCAGCCCCACGAGGGATATCAGACTCATGGGATAGCGCACATCACAGCCCGCGCGCTCCATGGCGGGACCGCCCATGCCCATGATGGAGAGCGATGAGTCGCGCCGTTTGAGCTCTCTGCAAAGAACCGCGCCGTGCAGATCGCCAGATGCCTCGCCCGCGCTTATCCATACGGGCCCGTCCGGATTCATCAAATTCATGAGCGGACAGTAGCCCGATCCCGCCGTGCGCGCAAGCGGTGTGAGATGGGCTTGCCATCCGATTCACAAGCGGGTACCAAGGGCCCACGTTTTCCGCAAACAAACACCTATAGGAATAATGACCATGATGAACGTAGCTGTCATCGGACTCGGCTGGATGGGCCGGGTTCACCTGAGAAATTATACGGAGATGCCCGAAGCCAACGTGGTGGGCGTCATGGACGTCAACGCCGAAGCTCTGGCCGAAGTCAACGAACAGTTCGGTGTGCCGACCTTCGACGACGTGGACAAGCTGCTCGAACAGGACATCGACGCCGTCAGCGTCTGCGTCCCGACGATCCTGCACCACGAAATCGGCCTCAAGCTCATCGACAAGGGCATCGCCCTGCTGATGGAAAAGCCGCTGGCCGCCACCGCCGAACAGGGTCAGGAACTCGTGGATCGCGCCAAGGCCGCCGGCGTGCCGCTCATGGTGGGCCACATCGAACGCTTCAACCCGGCCGTGCAGCGCGTGAAGGAGCTGGTGGGGGACGACATGATCTCCATCACCATCGAGCGCGTGGGCCCTTACCCGCCGCGCATTCAGGACGTGGGAGTGGTCAAGGACCTCGGTTCCCATGATCTGGATCTGGTGCGCTTCCTCACCGGCTCGGAGTTCAAGACGGTGTACGCCGTGACTTCCACTTCCCTCGGCAAGCACGAGGACACCGCACTCATCACCTGTGAAATGGAAAACGGCGTGCTGGCCAACATCAGCACCAACTGGGTCACGCCGTACAAATCCCGCAAGATCAACGTTGCCTTCGAGTCCAAGTACATCGACTGCAACCTCGTCACGCAGGAAGTGAAGGAATACTCTGCCTTCTCCACCTACGACAAATCCTACTCCGTGCGCGAATGGCCGCTCGTCTACAAGGAGCCCGTGCGCGCCGAGCTGAACGCCTTCCTCGGTGCCATCAAGGAAGGCAAGCCCATGCCCATCAGCGGCGAAGACGGACTGGAAGTGCTGCGCACCTTCGACCGCATCTTCACCTGCGGCTGCTAACGACAGCGAATACCGGACAAAAGAAAAGCGGGACGGCCATGGCCGTCCCGCTTTTTTACATTCGCAGGAACCCGATTAGAATTCCAGATGATTGGGCGTCCTCGGGAACGGGATGGCGTCGCGGATGTTGCCCACGCCGGTCACGAGCATCAGCAGGCGCTCGAAACCAAGGCCGAAACCCGCGTGCGGCACGGAGCCGAACCGGCGGGAATCCAGATACCACCAGTATTCTTCTTCGGAAAGATCCATTTCCTTCATGCGGGCATGGAGCACGTCGAGGCGTTCCTCACGCTGAGAACCGCCGATGATCTCGCCGATGCGCGGCACGAGGCAGTCCATGGCCGCCACGGTCTCGTTGTCATCATTCATGCGCATGTAGAACGGCTTGATGGTCTTGGGATAGTCGTAGACGTACAGCGGCTGCTTGAACTTTTCCTCGCACAGAAAGCGCTCATGCTCGGTCTGGAGATCCATGCCCCATTCCACCGGGTACTCGAACTTCTTCTTGGTCTTCTTGAGGACGTTGATGGCCTCGGTGTACGGAAGGCGGATGAACTCGTTTTCGAGAATGGTTTCCAGCGTGGGCATGAGGCTCTTGTCCACCCACTTGGCGAAAAGCTCCACGTCATCCGCGCAGTTGTCGAGGATGTGGCGCACGAGATACTTGATCATCACTTCGCCGAGATCCATGTCGTCCGCGAGGTCCGCAAAAGCCATTTCCGGTTCGATCATCCAGAACTCGGCCACGTGGCGCGGGGTGTTGGAATTCTCGGCGCGGAACGTGGGGCCGAAGGTGTAGACGTCGCCCAGCGCGAGGCTGAACATTTCGGCTTCAAGCTGACCGGAAACCGTAAGATGCGCGGGTTTTCCGAAGAAGTCCTCTTCAATGGACGACTTGCAGCCGTGCTCAAGACAGGTGACGCGGAACATCTCGCCCGCGCCTTCGCAGTCCGAGCCGGTGAGCACCGGCGTGTGCACGTAGAAGAAGTCCTTCTCGGCAAAGAATTTGTGAATGGCCTGCGCCAGCTCGGAGCGGATGCGGAACATGGCCCCGAACTTGTTGGTGCGCGGACGCAGATGCGCGATGCCGCGCAGGAACTCGTCGGAGTGGCGTTTCTTCTGCAGCGGGAAGGTCTCGGGATCGGCCTCGCCAAGCAGCTTGAGCGATTTGCCACGGACCTCCCACTTCTGTCCCTTGCCCGGCGACTCCACCAGCTCGCCTTCGATGGCCACCGATGCGCCGGTGCCGATCTTGGCAAGCTCGGCTTCGATTTCAGGCGTGTGGTCGATGACCGTCTGAATGTTTTTCAGACAGGAACCGTCATTGAGTTCGAGAAAGGAAAATCCCTTGCTGTCGCGCTTGGTACGCACCCAGCCCTTGACCACGATCTCGGGCATTGCGCTTTCAGCATTCAGAAGGGCCTTGATTTTCGTTCTTTTCATCATATCCCCCGGAAAAACTTTTTCGGTCTTTCTAGCCCTTCACCCAACAAATGGCAACGCCCACTGTTGCGTCCCGCGTGCGCGTGATATACAACCCCTGCACCGAATGCACGCAATGCTATCAAAAGGACTCGTACAGATATGGCTTTCTTTTCCAAACTGAAGAAACTCTGGCAAAGCCCGGACGAAGTCGCCCGGCAAGCCGTCGAGGACTACGTTCAGGACAAGGGCATCGAAGTAGACCTGCCCGAAGCCGCGCCGGAGAAGGCTCCGGAACCCGAAGCCCCCAGCGCCGAACTACAGGCCGAAGCACAGCCCGAACCGCAGCCCGAGGCCGCCGCCCCCGCTCACGAAGCCGCACCCGTCGAAGCACAG is from Desulfovibrio oxyclinae DSM 11498 and encodes:
- a CDS encoding NYN domain-containing protein: MSRAEQIALYWDFENIHASLCTLRYGPHWYRDKMNRHSRQPALVDINSIMEFINSVGEVNINKAYGNWSFFFGYSFDLQNHAVDLVQMFPRGSHGKNGADIRMAIDAIEDITLNPHISTVVVIGGDSDYVALAQKVRQRGKRIIGIGVRETTNQYWMKSCNQFKYYSSLLVKSSSISSLEKEGYEAGDLEDAKKLLIKALGRIAAETGETKIVKAAIKPMLIRLDPAFDESNYGFSTFKSFLESCQDVISIHNGEHDHHISLKSPEDLARLETNARKLHPYELILQKQHVHLPDPTLLTTGIRETFALFVEHGEISGYPLFREKLDERLKAKGIEATAKDLNNIQQVLFRTFCFKLNYERQTLSIQPDVASADMLWVRAVSYLVKRITDNLEEPPDYEAMSELLFGDTENAGHLRDIHDNELWKRNSRE
- the asnS gene encoding asparagine--tRNA ligase, whose protein sequence is MKRTKIKALLNAESAMPEIVVKGWVRTKRDSKGFSFLELNDGSCLKNIQTVIDHTPEIEAELAKIGTGASVAIEGELVESPGKGQKWEVRGKSLKLLGEADPETFPLQKKRHSDEFLRGIAHLRPRTNKFGAMFRIRSELAQAIHKFFAEKDFFYVHTPVLTGSDCEGAGEMFRVTCLEHGCKSSIEEDFFGKPAHLTVSGQLEAEMFSLALGDVYTFGPTFRAENSNTPRHVAEFWMIEPEMAFADLADDMDLGEVMIKYLVRHILDNCADDVELFAKWVDKSLMPTLETILENEFIRLPYTEAINVLKKTKKKFEYPVEWGMDLQTEHERFLCEEKFKQPLYVYDYPKTIKPFYMRMNDDNETVAAMDCLVPRIGEIIGGSQREERLDVLHARMKEMDLSEEEYWWYLDSRRFGSVPHAGFGLGFERLLMLVTGVGNIRDAIPFPRTPNHLEF
- a CDS encoding glycosyltransferase family 2 protein, producing the protein MADPLLPDVPVPGPGFFELMRTRYPGWILGVVQSDHIRGLMHALDLLGNESPDAAAAGCGVGWWTIARQPFDRDFLTRFASFNAARPFLPEQARRFFEHLSTHLTELPEDDAELWEQVMLNGDPSYAIKFLMPRLARPEGVAWLGLCWDGLLRFGSESLLEAALSSLSFDGELAPLLPRLRAEAAFHMSPPDEAIKAVDRVDASVWGFWPAYHRAELLIRSGRTEEGTDLLERLVLKMPWHTNLLLKLDSLRNPLPLPAPPTADEVAILAYSWNKADLMLRTLESLRKSEIGQARIFLLDNGSTDHMQDVFRTAKEWFGDRLQTVTLPINIGAPPARNWLLSLPEVRACRWAAFLDDDVVLPPDWLLKLLGASRLDPDAGVVGCRITSADSPYGLQSADYNLLPVPPSAGEPGEMPRRINLFDSCSGALDDGLFSYDRPCLSVSGCCHLVSMKAVEKAGAFDVRFNPSQFDDLERDLRSALAGMSAVYCGTLAVRHVQHSSLAKATTPQQMGHVMGNKFKLETKYDDAQAVRLAEIDSRLLWTSLAETLQRLDRHSA
- a CDS encoding Gfo/Idh/MocA family oxidoreductase, translating into MMNVAVIGLGWMGRVHLRNYTEMPEANVVGVMDVNAEALAEVNEQFGVPTFDDVDKLLEQDIDAVSVCVPTILHHEIGLKLIDKGIALLMEKPLAATAEQGQELVDRAKAAGVPLMVGHIERFNPAVQRVKELVGDDMISITIERVGPYPPRIQDVGVVKDLGSHDLDLVRFLTGSEFKTVYAVTSTSLGKHEDTALITCEMENGVLANISTNWVTPYKSRKINVAFESKYIDCNLVTQEVKEYSAFSTYDKSYSVREWPLVYKEPVRAELNAFLGAIKEGKPMPISGEDGLEVLRTFDRIFTCGC
- the lpxB gene encoding lipid-A-disaccharide synthase, with the protein product MNPDGPVWISAGEASGDLHGAVLCRELKRRDSSLSIMGMGGPAMERAGCDVRYPMSLISLVGLTEVFAGLPRIIRLLGKLKRDFRRERPRAIILLDCPDFHFRVARMARKMGIPVYYYISPQLWAWRSGRAKFLRENVRDVFCILPFEKDFYAQYGMDVSYIGNPLVDEVPLDRLQGIDPEPERVGILPGSRNKEISTLLPEFTEVAKRLRERNPAVRFSLFRAPGMPVERLMEFWPEELPVDIVDPDDRYEGMRRCSFVLAASGTVSLELALVGTPSIIAYRLSKLTYLIGSMIVNVDFISLPNLIFGREVFPEMVQENATADALFGQALSWMEDSARLEAVREDLRQLRNMLGEPGAAGRAADIILKDLKELAHG